In a genomic window of Microterricola viridarii:
- the dapC gene encoding succinyldiaminopimelate transaminase, with product MLKELPEYPWDQMVPFAERARRHPDGIVDLSIGSPVDPTPAVIRDALAQATDAHAYPQTAGTPALQRAIIEWFERRRGVPGLAERNVLPTVGSKELVALLPFMLGIGEGDTIVHPRAAYPTYAIGAAIAGAEALASDDPDEWPEGTKLIWLNSPGNPDGRVLGIEQLRAARERARELGAVIVSDECYAELGWDAPWDAEPIPSILDPRVVGDDRKNVLAVYSLSKQSNMAGYRAAFAAGCGGVIQRLLTVRKHAGLMLPAPLQEAMVVALGDDAHVDAQRELYRARREVLLPALLTAGFTIDNSEAGLYLWATEGVSAWESIDKLAGLGILAGPGTFYGDFYPNHVRFSLTASDERIAAAAARLRG from the coding sequence GTGCTGAAAGAGCTGCCAGAGTACCCCTGGGACCAGATGGTGCCGTTCGCCGAGCGTGCGCGCCGGCACCCAGACGGCATCGTCGACCTCTCGATCGGCTCGCCGGTCGACCCGACGCCCGCCGTCATCCGCGACGCGCTGGCCCAGGCGACGGATGCCCATGCCTACCCGCAGACGGCGGGAACGCCCGCCCTGCAGCGCGCGATCATCGAGTGGTTCGAGCGCCGCCGCGGCGTGCCGGGCCTGGCCGAGCGCAACGTGCTGCCGACGGTCGGCTCCAAGGAACTCGTCGCACTGCTGCCGTTCATGCTCGGCATCGGCGAGGGCGACACGATCGTGCACCCGCGCGCCGCTTACCCGACATACGCGATCGGCGCAGCCATCGCCGGCGCCGAGGCCCTGGCCTCCGATGACCCCGACGAGTGGCCGGAAGGCACCAAGCTCATCTGGCTGAACAGCCCAGGCAACCCGGACGGCCGCGTGCTCGGCATCGAGCAGCTGCGCGCCGCCCGCGAGCGCGCCCGCGAACTCGGCGCCGTCATCGTCAGCGACGAATGCTACGCCGAACTCGGCTGGGACGCGCCGTGGGACGCCGAGCCGATCCCCAGCATCCTCGACCCGCGCGTCGTCGGCGATGACCGCAAGAACGTGCTCGCCGTCTACTCGCTGAGCAAGCAGTCGAACATGGCCGGCTACCGCGCCGCCTTCGCCGCCGGCTGCGGCGGCGTCATCCAGCGCCTGCTCACCGTGCGCAAGCACGCCGGTCTCATGCTGCCGGCCCCGTTGCAGGAGGCGATGGTCGTCGCACTCGGCGACGACGCGCACGTGGACGCCCAGCGCGAGCTGTACCGGGCCCGCCGCGAGGTTTTGCTGCCCGCGCTGCTGACCGCCGGTTTCACGATCGACAACAGCGAGGCCGGTCTCTACCTGTGGGCGACGGAGGGCGTGAGCGCCTGGGAGTCCATCGACAAGCTGGCCGGTCTCGGCATTCTGGCCGGCCCCGGCACGTTCTACGGCGACTTCTACCCGAACCACGTGCGGTTCTCGCTCACCGCGAGCGACGAGCGCATCGCGGCGGCCGCGGCCAGGCTGCGCGGCTGA
- the fdxA gene encoding ferredoxin, which translates to MTYVIALPCVDVKDRACIDECPVDCIYEGERSLYIHPDECVDCGACEPVCPVEAIYYEDDLPEQWADYYKANVEFFDDIGSPGGAAKVGVIAKDHPVIAVLPPQVH; encoded by the coding sequence GTGACCTATGTCATCGCTCTTCCGTGCGTCGACGTCAAAGACCGCGCTTGCATTGACGAGTGCCCGGTCGATTGCATCTACGAGGGTGAGCGTTCGCTCTACATTCACCCCGACGAGTGCGTCGACTGCGGTGCCTGCGAGCCGGTGTGCCCCGTCGAGGCCATCTACTACGAAGACGACCTCCCCGAGCAGTGGGCCGACTATTACAAGGCCAACGTCGAGTTCTTCGACGACATCGGCTCCCCGGGAGGCGCGGCCAAGGTCGGCGTCATCGCCAAGGACCACCCGGTGATCGCGGTGCTGCCACCGCAGGTTCACTGA
- the efeU gene encoding iron uptake transporter permease EfeU, which produces MFANYLIGLREGLEAALIVTILIAYIVKIDRRDLLGRIWLGIGLAVLLALGIGAILTFGTYGLSFEAQEAIGGILSIIATAFVTWMVFWMLRTARDLKGVLHGNIDKHLDGTGWGLVIVAFLAVGREGIETALFIWAAVQATGETTMPILGAGLGILTAVGLGWLLYSGMLRINLSKFFTWTGAALIVVAGGVLAYGVHDLQEAGILPGLHNLAFDVSAVIPPDSWYGTLLKGTLNFSPATTWLEAIVWLAYVVPTLTIFIVKSRRGRRPSPAPAPAASAPVTA; this is translated from the coding sequence ATGTTCGCCAACTACTTGATCGGCCTCCGCGAGGGCCTCGAAGCCGCACTGATCGTCACGATCCTGATTGCCTACATCGTGAAGATCGACCGGCGCGACCTGCTCGGCCGCATCTGGCTCGGCATCGGGCTGGCCGTGCTGCTCGCGCTCGGCATCGGCGCCATCCTCACCTTCGGCACCTACGGCCTGAGCTTCGAGGCGCAGGAGGCCATCGGCGGCATCCTCTCGATCATCGCCACCGCGTTCGTCACCTGGATGGTGTTCTGGATGCTGCGCACCGCCCGCGACCTGAAGGGCGTGCTGCACGGCAACATCGACAAGCACCTCGACGGCACCGGCTGGGGCCTCGTCATCGTCGCGTTCCTCGCCGTCGGCCGCGAGGGCATCGAGACGGCGCTGTTCATCTGGGCCGCCGTACAGGCAACCGGCGAGACAACGATGCCGATCCTCGGCGCCGGCCTCGGCATCCTCACCGCTGTCGGCCTCGGCTGGCTGCTCTACTCGGGCATGCTGCGCATCAACCTGTCGAAGTTCTTCACCTGGACCGGGGCCGCCCTCATCGTCGTCGCCGGCGGCGTGCTCGCCTACGGGGTGCACGACCTGCAGGAGGCCGGCATCCTGCCCGGCCTGCACAACCTCGCCTTCGACGTCAGCGCCGTCATTCCGCCGGACAGCTGGTACGGCACCCTGCTCAAGGGCACCCTCAACTTCTCCCCCGCCACCACCTGGCTGGAGGCCATTGTCTGGCTCGCCTACGTCGTGCCGACGCTCACCATCTTCATCGTGAAGAGCCGCAGGGGCCGGCGCCCCAGCCCCGCACCGGCGCCGGCTGCATCCGCGCCCGTCACCGCCTGA
- the efeO gene encoding iron uptake system protein EfeO, which translates to MSRLLRPTLSIAATGAALLLLSGCVANNPTADAEHTAITVDSSSDACAIDTATAPSGNVRFTVKNSGDQVTEFYLLAGDGLRIVGEVENIGPGISRDLVIQARPGDYYTVCKPGMIGAGIGKAAFTVTDSGHDFEADADLTAQVATANTNYAAYVKDQIAQLVAGTDAFAAAYVAGDDDEARALYAPTRVHWERVETVAESFGDLDPMLDLREADLEEGQEWTGWHAIEKDLWPADAEAGFAAYTPEQRQALAAKLVADTATLNEKVQSLEFTLDMQTNGAIGLMDEVASGKVTGEEEFWSHTDLWDFQANVDGATVLYGGVRDILLAKDADLAATLDTEFAALQTLLDAQRDGDGFRLYTELSPAEIRAFSDQVNALGEPLNQLTATLVLN; encoded by the coding sequence GTGTCACGCCTGCTTCGCCCCACCCTCTCCATCGCCGCGACCGGCGCCGCCCTGCTGCTGCTCTCCGGCTGCGTCGCCAACAACCCGACGGCGGATGCCGAGCACACCGCGATCACCGTGGACAGCAGCTCCGACGCCTGCGCGATTGACACGGCCACCGCCCCGAGCGGCAATGTGCGCTTCACCGTGAAGAACTCCGGCGACCAGGTCACCGAGTTCTACCTCCTCGCCGGCGACGGCCTGCGCATTGTTGGTGAGGTCGAGAACATCGGCCCCGGCATCAGCCGCGACCTGGTCATCCAGGCCCGCCCCGGCGACTACTACACGGTGTGCAAGCCGGGCATGATCGGCGCGGGAATCGGCAAGGCCGCGTTCACCGTGACCGACTCCGGCCACGACTTCGAGGCCGACGCCGACCTCACCGCCCAGGTCGCCACCGCGAACACCAACTACGCCGCGTATGTGAAGGACCAGATCGCCCAGCTCGTCGCCGGCACCGACGCCTTCGCCGCCGCCTACGTCGCCGGCGACGACGACGAGGCCCGCGCCCTCTACGCGCCGACCCGTGTGCACTGGGAGCGCGTCGAGACCGTCGCGGAGTCCTTCGGCGACCTCGACCCGATGCTCGACCTCCGCGAGGCCGACCTCGAGGAGGGGCAGGAGTGGACCGGCTGGCACGCCATCGAGAAGGACCTCTGGCCCGCCGACGCCGAAGCCGGCTTCGCCGCGTACACCCCGGAGCAGCGCCAGGCCCTCGCCGCGAAGCTCGTCGCCGACACCGCGACCCTGAACGAGAAGGTGCAGAGCCTCGAGTTCACCCTCGACATGCAGACCAACGGTGCGATCGGCCTGATGGACGAGGTCGCCAGCGGCAAGGTCACCGGCGAGGAGGAGTTCTGGTCGCACACCGACCTCTGGGACTTCCAGGCCAACGTCGACGGCGCCACCGTGCTCTACGGCGGCGTGCGGGACATCCTGCTGGCCAAGGACGCCGATCTCGCCGCGACCCTCGACACCGAGTTCGCCGCGCTGCAGACGCTGCTCGACGCCCAGCGCGACGGCGATGGCTTCCGCCTGTACACCGAGCTCAGCCCGGCCGAGATCCGCGCCTTCTCCGACCAGGTGAACGCACTCGGCGAGCCGCTGAACCAGCTCACCGCCACCCTCGTGCTCAACTAA
- the efeB gene encoding iron uptake transporter deferrochelatase/peroxidase subunit, which translates to MNTPDGRSPGDPAEGAADRPVGAEQTTDDAAAAPRGLSRRGLLGLAGATVAGIGLGIGADRAVLAASGEGAGAPNAANYPFYGSYQAGIVTPAQDRLHFAAFDMAGGAGRAELIELLQDWTVAAAAMTAGRDIGDFGAVSGNYDAPPEDTGEAQGLPASGLTITFGFGPALFRDAQGTDRFGIASRQPAVLSRLPHFPGDMLDPASSDGELCIQACADDPQVAVHAIRNLTRIAFGRATLRWSQLGFGRTSSTSTAQATPRNLFGFKDGTANVKAEETATVNEQVWVQDGDGPAWLAGGSYLVARRIRMTIETWDRTILREQEAVFGRTKGEGAPLSGGTEFTEPDFEITGRAEKPLIADTAHVRLSHPSHNGGAALLRRGYNFVDGNDELGRLNAGLFFLSYQRSPEQFVTVQSQLAKNDALNEYIRHVGSALFAVPAGVRQGGYVGEALFA; encoded by the coding sequence ATGAACACTCCTGACGGCCGCTCCCCCGGCGATCCTGCCGAGGGGGCTGCCGATCGCCCCGTGGGCGCGGAGCAGACGACGGATGACGCCGCTGCCGCCCCGCGCGGGCTCTCCCGCCGCGGCCTGCTCGGCCTCGCCGGAGCCACCGTTGCGGGCATCGGGCTGGGCATCGGCGCCGACCGCGCCGTGCTCGCGGCATCCGGGGAAGGAGCCGGCGCTCCGAACGCGGCCAACTACCCGTTCTACGGCAGCTACCAGGCCGGCATCGTCACGCCGGCCCAGGACAGGCTGCACTTCGCGGCCTTCGACATGGCCGGCGGCGCCGGCCGGGCCGAGTTGATCGAGTTGCTGCAGGACTGGACGGTCGCCGCGGCCGCCATGACGGCCGGCCGCGACATCGGCGACTTCGGTGCCGTCAGTGGCAACTACGACGCCCCGCCGGAGGACACCGGGGAGGCGCAGGGGCTCCCCGCGAGCGGCCTGACCATCACCTTCGGCTTCGGTCCCGCGCTGTTCCGCGACGCCCAGGGCACCGACCGCTTCGGCATCGCAAGCCGCCAGCCCGCGGTGCTCAGCCGGCTGCCGCACTTCCCCGGCGACATGCTCGACCCGGCGTCCTCCGACGGCGAGCTCTGCATCCAGGCGTGCGCCGACGACCCGCAGGTGGCCGTGCACGCCATCCGCAACCTCACCCGCATCGCCTTCGGCCGGGCGACGCTGCGCTGGTCCCAACTCGGCTTCGGGCGCACCTCGTCCACCAGCACCGCCCAGGCGACCCCGCGCAACCTGTTCGGCTTCAAGGACGGCACCGCGAATGTGAAGGCGGAGGAGACCGCCACGGTCAACGAGCAGGTGTGGGTGCAGGACGGCGACGGGCCGGCCTGGCTCGCCGGCGGCAGCTACCTGGTGGCCCGCCGCATCCGGATGACGATCGAGACGTGGGACCGGACGATCCTGCGCGAGCAGGAGGCCGTGTTCGGGCGAACGAAGGGCGAGGGGGCACCGCTCTCCGGCGGCACCGAGTTCACGGAGCCGGACTTCGAGATCACCGGCCGGGCCGAGAAGCCGCTCATCGCCGACACGGCGCACGTGCGGCTCTCCCACCCGAGCCACAACGGGGGCGCGGCCCTGCTGCGCCGGGGGTACAACTTCGTCGACGGCAACGACGAGCTGGGGCGGCTGAACGCCGGCCTGTTCTTCCTCAGCTACCAGCGCTCGCCCGAGCAGTTCGTGACGGTGCAGTCGCAGCTGGCCAAGAACGACGCGCTGAACGAGTACATCCGGCACGTGGGATCCGCGTTGTTCGCGGTGCCGGCCGGGGTGCGCCAGGGCGGGTACGTCGGCGAGGCACTGTTCGCCTAG
- a CDS encoding M23 family metallopeptidase, with translation MSLFLPFRTSASSLADGTSPDTRQTSRTVRVLLTGVAMATSLGFAALPTTPAAALVVAGETADAAAAAHTAPDSQTVELAGLQQPVAEQAEYLAEAYVAPAPAPEPAAPAAAAATGAVVWPVPAGTRVSDNFGPRSAPCDGCSTFHDGLDLNPGAGTPIVAMADGVVTVAANDSGGLGTHVDIQYVVDGQSVSSSYGHMEYGSMTVSVGETVSAGQLIGVVGTTGQSTGPHLHLEMYYTDGVRFDPAGWLATYAG, from the coding sequence ATGAGCCTCTTCCTTCCCTTCAGAACGTCCGCGTCCTCGCTCGCCGATGGCACCTCGCCCGACACCCGCCAGACCTCCCGCACCGTCCGCGTGCTGCTGACCGGCGTGGCCATGGCCACCTCGCTGGGCTTCGCCGCCTTGCCGACGACCCCGGCCGCCGCGCTCGTCGTGGCCGGCGAGACGGCAGATGCCGCGGCGGCGGCCCACACCGCGCCGGACTCCCAGACCGTCGAGCTCGCCGGCCTGCAGCAGCCCGTCGCAGAGCAGGCCGAGTACCTCGCCGAGGCCTACGTCGCCCCCGCGCCGGCTCCCGAGCCCGCCGCGCCTGCCGCGGCCGCTGCAACGGGAGCGGTCGTCTGGCCCGTGCCCGCTGGCACGCGCGTCTCCGACAACTTCGGGCCCCGCTCGGCGCCGTGCGACGGATGCTCGACATTCCATGACGGGCTCGACCTCAACCCCGGCGCCGGGACGCCCATCGTCGCGATGGCCGACGGCGTCGTGACCGTGGCCGCCAACGACAGCGGCGGACTCGGCACACACGTCGACATCCAGTACGTCGTCGACGGCCAGTCCGTCTCCAGCTCGTACGGCCACATGGAGTACGGCTCGATGACCGTCTCCGTCGGCGAGACGGTCAGCGCCGGCCAGCTCATCGGCGTCGTCGGCACCACCGGCCAGTCGACAGGTCCGCACCTGCACCTGGAGATGTACTACACGGATGGCGTGCGATTCGACCCGGCCGGATGGCTGGCCACCTACGCCGGATAG
- the typA gene encoding translational GTPase TypA → MALATRDNLRNVAIVAHVDHGKTTLVDAMLRQTDSFAEHAHLEERAMDSNELEREKGITILAKNTAVSYKGKHATNGPIVINVIDTPGHADFGGEVERGLSMVDGVVLLVDSSEGPLPQTRFVLRKALEAKLPVILLVNKTDRPDARIDEVVAESQDLLLGLASDMADEVPDLDLDSILDVPVVYASGRNGAASLNKPANGSLPDNDDLEPLFEAILKHVPAPVYDDEHPLQAWVTNLDSSPFLGRLALLRIFQGTIKKGQTVAWVKHDGTVANVRVTELFITKALDRFPAESAGPGDIVAVAGFEDIFIGETLADVNDVRPLPTITVDDPAISMTIGTNTSPIVGKVKGHKLTARMVKDRLDRELVGNVSLKLVDIGRPDAWEVQGRGELALSILVEQMRREGFELTVGKPQVVLKKIDGKTHEPYEHLTIDAPEEFLGAITQLLAARKGLMDGMSNHGTGWVRMEFVVPSRGLIGFRTEFMTITRGAGIANAVSHGYAPWAGEITTRTNGSIVADRAGVATPFAMVALQERMSFFVEPTQEVYEGMVVGENSRADDMDVNITKEKQLTNMRQSTSDSFERMTPSRKLTLEESLEFAREDECVEVTPEFVRIRKVELDSTARARTYSRMKKQNQG, encoded by the coding sequence ATGGCACTCGCCACGCGCGATAACCTCCGAAATGTGGCGATTGTCGCCCACGTTGACCACGGCAAGACGACTCTGGTTGACGCCATGCTGCGCCAGACCGACTCCTTCGCCGAGCACGCGCACCTCGAAGAGCGCGCCATGGACTCCAACGAGCTGGAGCGCGAAAAGGGCATCACGATTCTCGCCAAGAACACGGCGGTTTCGTACAAGGGCAAGCACGCCACCAACGGCCCGATCGTCATCAACGTCATCGACACCCCCGGCCACGCCGACTTCGGTGGCGAGGTCGAGCGCGGTCTCTCCATGGTTGACGGCGTCGTTCTGCTCGTCGACTCCAGCGAGGGCCCGCTCCCGCAGACCCGCTTCGTGCTGCGCAAGGCGCTCGAGGCCAAGCTCCCCGTCATCCTGTTGGTCAACAAGACCGACCGCCCCGACGCCCGTATCGATGAGGTCGTCGCCGAGAGCCAGGACCTGCTCCTCGGCCTCGCCAGCGACATGGCCGACGAGGTCCCCGACCTCGACCTGGACTCCATCCTCGACGTGCCCGTTGTGTACGCATCGGGCCGTAACGGCGCCGCCAGCCTGAACAAGCCGGCCAACGGCTCGCTGCCCGACAACGACGACCTCGAGCCGCTGTTCGAGGCCATCCTCAAGCATGTGCCCGCCCCCGTCTACGACGACGAGCACCCGCTGCAGGCCTGGGTCACCAACCTCGACTCCTCGCCGTTCCTCGGTCGCCTGGCGCTGCTGCGCATCTTCCAGGGCACGATCAAGAAGGGCCAGACCGTGGCCTGGGTCAAGCACGACGGAACCGTTGCGAACGTGCGAGTGACCGAGCTCTTCATCACGAAGGCGCTGGACCGCTTCCCCGCCGAGAGCGCTGGCCCCGGTGACATCGTCGCCGTCGCCGGCTTCGAGGACATCTTCATCGGCGAGACCCTCGCCGACGTCAACGACGTGCGCCCGCTGCCGACCATCACGGTCGACGACCCCGCCATCTCGATGACCATCGGCACCAACACCTCGCCGATCGTCGGTAAGGTCAAGGGCCACAAGCTCACCGCCCGCATGGTCAAGGACCGCCTGGACCGTGAGCTCGTCGGCAACGTCTCGCTCAAGCTGGTCGACATCGGCCGCCCGGACGCCTGGGAAGTTCAGGGTCGTGGCGAGCTCGCCCTGTCGATCCTGGTCGAGCAGATGCGTCGTGAGGGCTTCGAGCTCACCGTCGGCAAGCCGCAGGTGGTGCTGAAGAAGATTGACGGCAAGACGCACGAGCCCTACGAGCACCTCACGATCGACGCTCCCGAGGAGTTCCTCGGCGCCATCACGCAGCTGCTCGCCGCCCGCAAGGGCCTGATGGACGGCATGTCCAACCACGGCACCGGCTGGGTCCGCATGGAGTTCGTCGTCCCGTCGCGCGGCCTCATCGGCTTCCGCACCGAGTTCATGACCATCACCCGCGGTGCCGGCATCGCCAACGCCGTCTCGCACGGCTACGCCCCGTGGGCCGGCGAGATCACCACCCGCACGAACGGCTCCATCGTGGCCGACCGCGCCGGTGTTGCAACGCCGTTCGCCATGGTTGCCCTGCAGGAGCGCATGTCGTTCTTCGTCGAGCCCACGCAGGAGGTCTACGAGGGCATGGTCGTCGGAGAGAACTCGCGCGCCGACGACATGGACGTGAACATCACCAAGGAGAAGCAGCTGACCAACATGCGTCAGTCCACCTCCGACTCCTTCGAGCGCATGACCCCGTCGCGCAAGCTCACCCTTGAGGAGTCGCTCGAGTTCGCCCGCGAGGACGAGTGCGTCGAGGTCACGCCCGAGTTCGTGCGCATCCGCAAGGTGGAGCTCGACTCGACCGCGCGTGCCCGCACCTACTCGCGCATGAAGAAGCAGAACCAGGGCTAA
- a CDS encoding dipeptide ABC transporter ATP-binding protein translates to MTQILNENQSETINTSETPLLQIRNLEVGFRTQRGLVPAVRGVDLTLYAGQSLAIVGESGSGKTTTAQAIIDLLPGTGSVTGGEILFEGRDLTKLPAKEIQDVRGRLIGYVPQDPMSNLNPVWNIGFQVEEAIKANGIAQGKEARLRAIQVLQEAGLSDASERLKQYPHQFSGGMRQRVLIGIGLSARPKLLIADEPTSALDVTVQRQILDHLGTLTRDYGTSVLFITHDLGLAAERAEQLVVMYRGKIVESGSSQEILANPQHPYTQRLVSAAPSLASRRIQSAKHADAAAPAIFSGDSLDATLIARAAEREQAAPDKPLISVQNVSKTYRIRQQGFKYNELKAVNGVSFGVQRGTTTAIVGESGSGKSTVAKLILQLESITSGKIEFDGQDVAALKGADLLKFRRRVQPVFQDPYGSLDPQYSVGNTIAEPLLAHKVGTAKERQARVLELLDQVSLPASTRYRYPSELSGGQRQRIAVARALALKPDVLVLDEAVSALDVLVQGQILNLLTELQTELGLTYLFITHDLAVVRLIADNVCVMKKGEIIEAATTDEVFDNPRETYTQDLLAAIPGGNFVFGR, encoded by the coding sequence ATGACACAGATCCTGAACGAGAACCAGAGCGAGACCATCAATACCTCGGAAACGCCCCTGCTGCAGATTCGCAACCTCGAGGTGGGCTTCCGCACCCAGCGCGGCCTCGTGCCCGCCGTCCGCGGCGTCGACCTCACCCTCTACGCCGGCCAGAGCCTGGCCATCGTGGGGGAGTCGGGGTCGGGAAAGACCACGACCGCCCAGGCGATCATCGACCTCCTCCCCGGCACCGGATCGGTGACCGGCGGCGAGATCCTGTTCGAGGGCCGCGACCTGACCAAGCTCCCCGCCAAGGAGATCCAGGACGTGCGCGGGCGCCTGATCGGCTACGTGCCGCAGGACCCGATGTCGAACCTCAACCCGGTGTGGAACATTGGCTTCCAGGTCGAGGAGGCCATCAAGGCCAACGGCATCGCGCAGGGCAAGGAGGCGCGCCTGCGCGCCATCCAGGTTCTGCAGGAGGCCGGCCTGAGCGACGCATCCGAGCGCCTCAAGCAGTACCCGCACCAGTTCTCTGGCGGCATGCGCCAGCGCGTGCTGATCGGCATCGGCCTCTCGGCCCGCCCGAAGCTCCTGATCGCCGACGAGCCGACCTCGGCCCTCGACGTGACGGTGCAGCGCCAGATCCTGGACCACCTCGGCACGCTCACGCGTGACTACGGCACCTCTGTGCTCTTCATCACGCACGACCTCGGCCTTGCGGCGGAGCGTGCGGAACAGCTCGTGGTGATGTACCGCGGAAAGATCGTCGAGTCCGGCTCCTCGCAGGAGATCCTCGCGAACCCGCAGCACCCGTACACGCAGCGCCTGGTCTCGGCGGCGCCGAGCCTCGCCTCGCGGCGTATCCAGTCGGCCAAGCACGCGGACGCCGCGGCGCCCGCGATCTTCTCCGGCGACTCGCTCGACGCGACGCTGATCGCCCGCGCTGCAGAGCGCGAGCAGGCCGCGCCGGACAAGCCGCTGATCTCGGTGCAGAACGTCTCCAAGACGTACCGCATCCGTCAGCAGGGCTTCAAGTACAACGAGCTCAAGGCCGTCAACGGCGTGAGCTTCGGTGTGCAGCGCGGAACGACCACGGCCATCGTGGGCGAGTCCGGCTCCGGCAAGTCGACCGTGGCGAAGCTGATCCTGCAGCTGGAGAGCATCACCAGCGGCAAGATCGAGTTCGACGGCCAGGACGTCGCTGCGCTGAAGGGGGCGGATCTGCTCAAGTTCCGCCGCCGCGTGCAGCCGGTGTTCCAGGACCCGTACGGCTCTCTCGACCCGCAGTACAGCGTCGGCAACACGATCGCCGAGCCGCTGCTCGCGCACAAGGTCGGCACCGCCAAGGAGCGCCAGGCCCGTGTGCTCGAGCTGCTCGACCAGGTTTCGCTGCCGGCCTCGACGCGCTACCGCTACCCGAGCGAGCTCTCGGGTGGCCAGCGTCAGCGCATCGCCGTGGCTCGGGCGCTCGCGCTCAAGCCCGACGTGCTCGTGCTCGACGAGGCGGTCTCCGCCCTCGACGTGCTCGTGCAGGGTCAGATCCTGAACCTGCTCACCGAGCTGCAGACCGAGCTGGGGCTCACCTACCTCTTCATCACGCACGACCTCGCGGTTGTGCGTCTGATCGCGGACAACGTCTGCGTCATGAAGAAGGGCGAGATCATCGAGGCGGCGACGACCGACGAGGTCTTCGACAACCCGCGCGAGACCTACACGCAGGACCTGCTGGCCGCCATTCCCGGCGGAAACTTCGTCTTCGGACGCTAG
- a CDS encoding ABC transporter permease yields MQNRKFQEHFVAPIEETPVVAVDKLDESQKARSTWDDAWDSMRRRPSFWISSALIVLIVTVAAFPGLFTSVSPNLGCELANSNGAPTAGHPLGFTRQGCDVYARIIFGTQASVTVGLIATLLVTISGIIVGSLAGYYGGFLDAFVSRVGDIFFAIPTVLGAIVLMSVIPERTPLTVAFVLAVFAWPQIARIMRGAVLSASNSDYVTASTALGVSKFKILLRHVVPNSIAPVIVVATISLGTFIVAEATLSFLGIGLPPTVMSWGNDIAQAQTSIRTNPQVLLLPSAALSITVLSFLMLGDVVRDALDPAARARR; encoded by the coding sequence ATGCAAAATAGAAAATTCCAGGAGCACTTCGTTGCTCCGATCGAAGAGACACCTGTTGTCGCCGTCGACAAGCTCGACGAGTCGCAGAAGGCCCGCAGCACCTGGGATGACGCATGGGACTCCATGCGCCGTCGGCCGTCGTTCTGGATCTCCTCCGCGTTGATCGTCCTGATCGTCACGGTGGCGGCCTTCCCCGGGCTCTTCACCTCGGTGTCGCCCAACCTCGGCTGTGAGCTGGCGAACAGCAACGGGGCCCCGACCGCGGGGCACCCGCTCGGGTTCACCCGCCAGGGCTGTGACGTCTACGCGCGCATCATCTTCGGCACGCAGGCATCTGTGACCGTCGGCCTGATCGCGACCTTGCTGGTCACGATCAGCGGCATCATCGTCGGATCGCTCGCAGGCTACTACGGTGGATTCCTCGACGCGTTCGTCTCGCGCGTCGGCGACATCTTCTTCGCGATCCCCACCGTTCTCGGTGCGATCGTGCTGATGTCGGTCATCCCGGAGCGCACGCCGCTCACGGTGGCATTCGTGCTGGCTGTGTTCGCCTGGCCGCAGATCGCCCGCATCATGCGCGGCGCCGTGTTGTCAGCGAGCAACTCCGACTACGTCACCGCCTCCACGGCGCTCGGCGTGTCGAAGTTCAAGATCCTGCTCCGTCACGTGGTGCCGAACTCGATCGCCCCGGTGATCGTGGTCGCGACCATCTCGCTCGGCACGTTCATCGTTGCAGAGGCCACGCTCTCCTTCCTCGGTATCGGCCTCCCGCCGACCGTGATGTCGTGGGGCAATGACATCGCACAGGCGCAGACGTCGATCCGCACGAACCCTCAGGTTCTGCTGCTCCCGTCTGCTGCACTATCCATCACCGTGCTGTCGTTCCTGATGCTCGGCGACGTTGTGCGTGACGCACTTGACCCGGCAGCGAGGGCACGGCGATGA